One part of the Thermodesulfovibrio sp. 3462-1 genome encodes these proteins:
- the tadA gene encoding tRNA adenosine(34) deaminase TadA, which yields MKEALKEAEKAYALGEVPVGAVIVLNGEIVARAHNIKETTHDPTAHAEMLAIKQAANVFGAWRLTEATLYVTKEPCIMCSGAIVHARIKRVVYGCSDPKGGGAVSLYRILQDPRLNHQVEITSGILEEECRAVLQRFFKELRNQ from the coding sequence ATGAAGGAAGCGTTAAAAGAAGCGGAAAAGGCATATGCATTAGGTGAAGTTCCTGTTGGTGCTGTTATTGTTTTGAATGGTGAAATTGTTGCAAGAGCTCATAACATAAAAGAAACAACCCATGATCCTACTGCCCATGCAGAAATGCTGGCAATCAAGCAGGCAGCAAATGTTTTTGGTGCATGGAGACTTACAGAGGCAACTCTTTATGTAACAAAAGAGCCATGTATAATGTGTTCTGGTGCTATAGTTCATGCAAGAATAAAAAGAGTTGTCTATGGATGTAGTGATCCAAAAGGTGGAGGAGCCGTAAGTTTATACAGAATTCTTCAGGATCCAAGACTAAATCATCAGGTTGAAATCACATCAGGCATTCTTGAAGAAGAATGCCGTGCTGTTTTGCAGAGATTTTTTAAGGAATTGAGAAATCAATAA
- the hypB gene encoding hydrogenase nickel incorporation protein HypB, whose protein sequence is MKVKLTTKILDANERIAEENKKMFKEAGVYVINLMSSPGAGKTSLLERTIAAIKDKVRVGVIEGDITGTRDAERIDRLGVPVVQINTEGACHLDANMIADAAKELPLKDLDVLFIENVGNLVCPAEFKVGEDVKVMILSLTEGDDKPLKYPLMFQESSVLIINKIDLRDLLDVSIDKIKKDAQFLNPNIKIFEVSCKTGQGIDEWTNWLLTNIS, encoded by the coding sequence ATGAAAGTTAAGTTGACAACAAAAATTCTTGATGCAAATGAGAGAATAGCAGAAGAAAACAAAAAAATGTTTAAAGAAGCAGGGGTTTATGTAATAAATCTCATGAGTTCTCCTGGTGCGGGGAAAACTTCTTTACTTGAGAGAACAATTGCAGCAATCAAGGATAAAGTAAGAGTTGGTGTTATTGAAGGTGATATAACAGGAACTCGAGATGCTGAAAGAATTGATCGCCTTGGTGTTCCTGTTGTTCAAATCAATACAGAAGGTGCGTGCCATCTTGATGCAAACATGATAGCTGATGCAGCTAAAGAGCTACCACTTAAAGATCTGGATGTTTTATTTATTGAAAATGTGGGAAATCTTGTATGTCCTGCAGAATTTAAAGTTGGAGAAGATGTTAAAGTAATGATTTTGAGTCTTACTGAGGGAGATGACAAACCTCTTAAATATCCTCTCATGTTTCAGGAATCCTCTGTTTTGATTATTAACAAAATTGACCTCAGAGATTTACTTGATGTAAGCATTGATAAAATCAAAAAGGATGCCCAATTTCTCAATCCAAATATAAAGATATTTGAAGTATCATGCAAAACAGGGCAGGGTATTGATGAGTGGACGAACTGGCTTCTGACGAATATTTCATGA
- the hypA gene encoding hydrogenase maturation nickel metallochaperone HypA, whose amino-acid sequence MHEASIAYELLNIAVNECSKNGYSKIETIKVVVGRATGVMTDALLFAFNVLKEDTIAKNATLIIEELPVRGVCKDCGKEFESNENYIIFECPYCGSFSINLISGKELNITEMEVSDES is encoded by the coding sequence ATGCATGAGGCATCCATTGCCTATGAATTGCTCAATATTGCAGTGAATGAGTGTTCTAAAAATGGATACAGTAAGATAGAGACAATAAAAGTTGTAGTAGGCAGAGCAACAGGCGTAATGACTGATGCTCTGCTTTTCGCCTTTAATGTCCTAAAAGAAGACACAATTGCAAAGAATGCCACACTGATAATTGAGGAACTTCCTGTGAGAGGAGTTTGTAAGGACTGTGGGAAAGAGTTTGAAAGTAACGAAAATTATATTATTTTTGAATGCCCATACTGTGGCAGTTTCTCAATAAATTTGATTTCAGGTAAAGAACTTAATATAACTGAAATGGAGGTCAGTGATGAAAGTTAA
- a CDS encoding YtxH domain-containing protein: MDEERGFSAKSVFLSFLLGGIVGAGLALILAPQSGRETRTKIKETAEDVKEKATSYIKEAKEKIASTLDKAKETLEEKKSAITKAVEAGKEVYEKELSKDKEQES; encoded by the coding sequence ATGGATGAGGAAAGAGGTTTTAGTGCAAAATCAGTATTTTTATCCTTTTTGCTTGGTGGTATTGTAGGAGCAGGCCTGGCTTTGATTTTAGCTCCACAGTCAGGAAGGGAAACAAGAACTAAGATTAAAGAGACAGCAGAAGATGTAAAGGAAAAGGCAACTTCCTATATAAAGGAAGCCAAAGAAAAGATAGCTTCAACTCTTGATAAAGCTAAAGAAACTCTTGAAGAGAAAAAATCAGCTATTACAAAAGCAGTTGAAGCAGGGAAAGAAGTTTATGAAAAGGAACTTTCCAAAGATAAGGAGCAAGAAAGCTGA
- a CDS encoding DUF948 domain-containing protein, which yields MNETLIILLSIGYFLATVSLISALIFLIVVAIELRRGINAIKEFINSTKTKLDPAILETEKVIQGVKSSVDDVNEVTRKVRELSEAIEKLSFIISEVLTTVQKLKSSVSLRTSALKTAATVAANVFLENLKKGGK from the coding sequence ATGAATGAGACTCTAATAATTCTGTTGAGCATTGGATATTTTCTTGCTACAGTGAGTCTGATTTCTGCACTTATTTTTCTTATTGTGGTAGCAATTGAATTAAGAAGAGGTATAAATGCTATCAAAGAATTTATCAATTCAACAAAAACGAAGTTAGATCCTGCAATTTTAGAGACTGAGAAGGTTATTCAGGGTGTAAAGAGTTCTGTTGATGATGTAAATGAAGTGACCCGCAAGGTGAGAGAACTTTCAGAAGCTATAGAAAAATTGAGTTTTATTATTTCTGAAGTTTTAACAACTGTTCAAAAGCTAAAGAGTTCGGTTTCTTTAAGAACCAGTGCATTGAAAACAGCAGCAACTGTGGCAGCTAATGTTTTTTTAGAAAACTTAAAGAAAGGAGGTAAATAA
- a CDS encoding CDP-alcohol phosphatidyltransferase family protein, producing the protein MLSEKFSHFLDKPLTPLAKALPVNPNVITFIGMLITSSSGFIIPFNLFLGGIFILAGGAFDLIDGIVARVNGRATRFGALLDSTFDRIADGFIFLGISWYFFRLNDEVAFIVTVLCMIASFLISYVRARAEAVGVCCSVGIIERPERLISLAFGCLTGLLYPVLVILTILSWITVIQRIFYARKQIKNLLQ; encoded by the coding sequence TTGCTCAGTGAAAAATTCAGTCATTTTTTAGACAAACCATTAACACCTTTAGCAAAAGCCTTACCTGTTAATCCAAATGTTATTACTTTTATAGGAATGCTTATTACATCATCATCAGGATTTATAATCCCCTTTAATCTCTTTCTGGGAGGAATTTTTATACTTGCTGGAGGAGCCTTTGACCTTATTGATGGAATAGTTGCCAGAGTTAATGGAAGAGCAACCAGATTTGGTGCACTTCTTGACTCTACCTTTGATAGAATTGCCGATGGATTTATATTTCTCGGAATATCGTGGTATTTTTTCAGACTTAATGACGAGGTTGCTTTTATTGTTACTGTATTATGTATGATAGCCTCTTTTTTAATATCATATGTCCGAGCAAGGGCAGAGGCAGTAGGAGTATGCTGCAGTGTAGGCATAATAGAAAGGCCTGAAAGACTGATTTCACTCGCTTTTGGATGTTTAACAGGCTTGCTTTATCCTGTATTGGTTATTCTTACAATTCTTAGTTGGATAACAGTAATTCAAAGAATTTTTTATGCCAGAAAGCAGATTAAAAATTTGCTCCAGTAA
- a CDS encoding inositol-3-phosphate synthase, which yields MGKIKIAIVGVGNCASALIQGIEYYKTYSGTDVPGLMHFNLGGYVPGDIEVVAAFDIDERKVNKPLREAVFAKPNCTKIFYPDLPDYPVKVCMGPVLDGVAEHMNNYPEEKRFIPAKAEPVDVVKVLKQSGAEIMVSYLPVGSEKATCFYAQAALDAGVAFINCIPVFIASDDEWIKKFESKNIPIIGDDIKSQIGATIVHRVLTKLCMDRGVKITNTYQLNVGGNTDFLNMLNRERLASKKISKTEAVTSQISHEITNEHVHIGPSDYIPWLNDNKICFLRIEGEIFGNVPINLELRLSVEDSPNSAGVVIDAIRCCKLALDRKIGGLLISASAYFMKHPRVQYPDEVARTMLEEFIEGKRER from the coding sequence ATGGGTAAAATAAAAATTGCTATTGTTGGAGTAGGTAATTGTGCAAGTGCTTTAATTCAAGGAATTGAATACTATAAAACATATTCTGGAACTGATGTTCCCGGTCTTATGCATTTTAATTTAGGAGGTTATGTCCCAGGAGATATAGAAGTTGTAGCAGCATTTGATATAGATGAAAGAAAGGTAAATAAACCTCTCAGGGAAGCTGTATTTGCTAAGCCAAATTGCACAAAAATATTTTATCCAGACCTGCCTGATTATCCTGTAAAAGTATGTATGGGTCCTGTTCTTGATGGAGTTGCTGAACACATGAATAATTATCCAGAAGAAAAAAGATTTATTCCAGCAAAAGCAGAACCAGTAGATGTTGTTAAGGTTCTGAAACAATCAGGTGCTGAGATAATGGTAAGTTATTTACCTGTTGGCTCAGAAAAGGCAACTTGTTTTTATGCTCAGGCAGCTCTGGATGCAGGCGTTGCTTTTATAAACTGCATTCCTGTTTTTATTGCCTCTGATGATGAATGGATCAAAAAATTTGAAAGCAAAAATATTCCAATAATTGGTGATGACATAAAAAGCCAGATTGGTGCAACAATTGTTCATAGAGTCCTTACAAAGCTATGCATGGACAGAGGAGTAAAAATAACAAATACCTACCAACTTAATGTTGGGGGTAACACTGATTTTCTCAATATGCTTAACAGAGAAAGGCTTGCTTCAAAAAAGATTTCAAAAACAGAGGCTGTAACAAGTCAGATTTCTCACGAGATTACCAATGAGCATGTTCACATTGGACCTTCTGATTATATTCCATGGTTAAATGACAATAAAATATGCTTTTTAAGAATTGAAGGTGAAATTTTTGGAAATGTTCCGATTAATCTTGAATTAAGGCTTTCTGTAGAGGATTCTCCTAACAGTGCAGGTGTTGTAATTGATGCAATAAGATGCTGTAAATTAGCCCTTGATAGAAAAATTGGTGGGTTGCTCATATCAGCATCTGCTTACTTTATGAAACATCCAAGAGTTCAATATCCTGACGAAGTGGCAAGAACTATGTTGGAGGAGTTTATAGAAGGCAAGAGGGAACGATAA
- the xerC gene encoding tyrosine recombinase XerC produces the protein MMNKTESCINDFLNYIRLQKGDSIHTIRAYKKDLEEFFNFAKTEPEQVEPVTIRGFISEQILKGRSKTTVARKLSTLRSFFSYLYSEGIIKINPARVVPSVKTKRALPKFLTVDDAFKLVEAPQEDKFISQRDRAILELFYGSGIRVSELCGLNIEDIDLKEGLIKVRGKGKKERIVPVGQKAKEALKKYLAMRQILRIKKKLSAEEAPLFINNRGKRISDRQVRRIVEKYAKIIGVLEKIGPHTLRHTFASHLLMEGADLRVIQELLGHASLSTTQIYTHVDLKHLMDVYDKAHPLSKKEE, from the coding sequence ATGATGAATAAAACCGAATCTTGCATAAATGATTTTTTAAATTATATAAGACTTCAAAAAGGAGACTCTATCCATACCATCAGAGCTTACAAAAAGGATTTGGAAGAGTTTTTTAACTTTGCTAAGACAGAGCCTGAGCAGGTTGAACCCGTTACAATCAGAGGTTTTATTTCAGAGCAGATATTAAAAGGCAGATCAAAAACAACAGTAGCAAGAAAACTTTCCACATTGAGATCATTTTTTTCTTATCTTTACTCTGAAGGAATAATAAAAATCAATCCTGCAAGAGTTGTTCCCTCAGTTAAAACAAAAAGAGCTCTACCAAAATTTCTCACAGTTGATGATGCTTTTAAGCTTGTTGAAGCACCTCAGGAAGACAAATTTATATCGCAAAGAGACAGAGCAATCCTTGAACTTTTTTATGGAAGTGGAATAAGAGTAAGCGAACTTTGCGGATTAAACATAGAGGATATAGATTTAAAAGAAGGATTAATAAAAGTAAGGGGAAAAGGAAAGAAAGAAAGAATTGTCCCTGTTGGACAGAAAGCAAAGGAAGCATTGAAAAAATATCTTGCAATGAGACAAATTTTACGAATTAAGAAAAAGCTTTCAGCTGAGGAAGCTCCACTTTTTATAAACAATCGGGGTAAAAGAATTTCTGACAGGCAGGTAAGAAGAATTGTTGAAAAATATGCAAAAATCATAGGAGTTCTTGAAAAAATTGGGCCTCATACATTAAGACATACCTTTGCAAGCCATCTCTTAATGGAAGGTGCTGACTTAAGAGTAATACAAGAATTACTTGGTCATGCATCTCTTTCAACAACCCAGATTTATACCCATGTTGATCTAAAACATCTGATGGATGTATATGATAAAGCTCACCCACTTTCAAAAAAGGAGGAATAA
- the hslV gene encoding ATP-dependent protease subunit HslV — MNLHGTTVLCIRKNDSVVIASDGQVTMGNTVLKHNAKKIRKLYNGQVLTGFAGSTADAFTLFEKFEGKLETYKGNLLRAAVELAKDWRTDRILRRLEALLIVADRQHILIISGNGDVIEPEDPVAAIGSGGPYAYAAAKALYENTELNAKEIAIKAMEIASKICIYTNNQIIMEELS, encoded by the coding sequence ATGAATTTACATGGAACAACAGTATTATGCATAAGAAAGAATGACTCAGTTGTTATTGCCTCTGATGGACAGGTTACAATGGGAAATACTGTACTAAAACATAATGCAAAAAAAATAAGAAAACTATACAATGGTCAGGTTCTCACAGGTTTTGCAGGCTCAACTGCAGATGCTTTCACACTTTTTGAGAAATTTGAAGGCAAGCTTGAAACATACAAAGGGAATCTGCTAAGGGCTGCTGTTGAGCTTGCAAAGGACTGGAGAACTGATAGGATCCTTAGAAGGCTTGAAGCATTGTTAATTGTAGCAGACAGACAGCATATCCTAATTATTTCCGGAAATGGCGATGTTATAGAACCAGAAGACCCTGTAGCAGCCATAGGCTCTGGAGGTCCCTATGCTTACGCAGCAGCAAAGGCACTTTATGAGAATACTGAACTTAATGCAAAGGAAATTGCTATAAAAGCAATGGAAATTGCTTCAAAAATCTGCATTTATACAAACAATCAAATCATAATGGAGGAATTAAGCTGA
- the hslU gene encoding ATP-dependent protease ATPase subunit HslU, with translation MKLMENLTPKKIVEELDKFIIGQVEAKKAVAIALRNRFRRQRLPKELRDEVLPKNILMIGPTGVGKTEIARRLARLVNAPFIKVEASKFTEVGYVGRDVESIIRDLTEVAMNMVKQEHTQRVQEKAKQMAEERVLDILLPQPRYSREMNEATEEKTRYKETREKLRKQLREGVLDDRYIEIDLKEKVVPFGIISNVAMEEIEINLKEMLGSFLPERVKRKKVKISEALHLFTQEEANKLIDMEKVTKEAIERVEQTGIVFIDEIDKIASRGSSYGPDVSREGVQRDLLPIVEGSTVTTKYGPVKTDHILFIAAGAFHVAKPSDLIPELQGRFPIRVELSSLGKEEFVRILTEPDNALIKQYIALLATENVHLEFTSDGIEEIAEIAQQVNEKTENIGARRLHTVMEKLLEDISFNASELSGQKIVIDAKFVREKLSEIIKSEDLSRYIL, from the coding sequence ATTAAGCTGATGGAAAATCTTACGCCTAAGAAAATAGTTGAAGAGCTTGATAAATTCATTATTGGACAAGTTGAGGCAAAAAAAGCTGTTGCAATTGCCTTAAGAAACAGATTTCGCAGACAAAGGCTTCCAAAGGAGCTGAGAGATGAAGTTTTGCCCAAAAACATTCTCATGATAGGACCTACAGGAGTTGGAAAAACTGAAATTGCAAGAAGACTTGCAAGACTTGTAAATGCTCCATTTATAAAGGTTGAGGCATCAAAATTTACAGAAGTAGGATATGTGGGAAGAGATGTTGAATCAATAATCAGAGATCTTACAGAAGTTGCAATGAACATGGTAAAACAGGAACACACACAAAGAGTTCAAGAAAAAGCTAAACAGATGGCAGAAGAAAGAGTTCTTGATATACTTTTACCTCAGCCAAGATACTCAAGAGAGATGAATGAAGCAACAGAAGAAAAAACAAGGTATAAAGAAACAAGGGAAAAACTAAGAAAACAACTGAGAGAAGGAGTTCTTGATGACCGTTACATTGAGATTGATTTAAAAGAGAAAGTTGTGCCTTTCGGCATTATATCAAATGTTGCTATGGAAGAGATAGAAATAAACCTTAAAGAAATGCTTGGCAGTTTTCTTCCAGAGCGTGTAAAAAGAAAGAAGGTAAAAATTTCAGAAGCCCTTCATTTATTCACTCAGGAAGAGGCAAATAAACTTATTGATATGGAGAAGGTAACAAAGGAGGCAATTGAAAGAGTTGAACAAACAGGAATCGTCTTTATTGATGAAATTGACAAAATTGCATCTCGTGGAAGCTCCTATGGTCCTGATGTATCCAGGGAAGGTGTTCAAAGAGACCTTCTTCCAATTGTTGAAGGTTCCACAGTCACAACAAAATATGGACCTGTAAAAACAGACCATATTCTTTTTATTGCAGCTGGAGCTTTCCATGTGGCAAAACCATCTGACCTTATACCTGAATTGCAGGGAAGATTTCCAATAAGGGTTGAGCTCAGCTCTCTTGGTAAAGAGGAATTTGTAAGAATTCTTACAGAACCTGACAATGCACTTATAAAGCAATACATTGCCCTTTTGGCAACAGAAAATGTGCATCTTGAGTTTACCAGTGATGGAATTGAAGAAATTGCAGAAATAGCTCAGCAGGTAAATGAAAAAACAGAAAACATTGGAGCAAGAAGGCTTCATACTGTAATGGAAAAACTTCTTGAAGATATATCTTTTAATGCTTCAGAACTTAGCGGGCAGAAAATCGTGATTGATGCAAAATTTGTTAGAGAAAAACTGAGTGAAATAATCAAAAGTGAGGACCTCAGCAGATACATATTATAA
- a CDS encoding septal ring lytic transglycosylase RlpA family protein, translating into MLLLILCSCAPQKPPQIEYVPEGTRKVVASWYGAEFHGRPTASGQIYNMYDYTCAHREYPFGTRLRVVNLQNSKEVVCTVNDRGPFIPGRDLDLSYASAKKVGLIGPGTAEVLIQPVGRDMSYVRYVKYTPVYGTLTIQVGAFREIENAMRLKQALNLKYQNVYINKVVLRGETFYRVRVGKFTNYDEAYNLAKLMGQEGYKVIITNFTGGKDEI; encoded by the coding sequence ATGCTGTTACTGATACTGTGTTCATGCGCTCCTCAAAAGCCTCCTCAAATAGAGTATGTTCCAGAGGGAACACGGAAAGTAGTTGCATCCTGGTATGGAGCAGAGTTTCACGGAAGACCAACAGCATCAGGACAAATATACAACATGTATGATTACACCTGTGCACATAGAGAATATCCTTTTGGAACAAGGCTGAGAGTTGTAAACCTTCAAAACAGTAAAGAAGTTGTGTGCACTGTTAATGATAGAGGACCTTTTATCCCGGGAAGAGACCTTGACTTGTCCTATGCATCGGCAAAAAAAGTTGGTTTAATCGGACCAGGCACAGCAGAAGTCTTAATACAACCTGTTGGAAGAGACATGAGCTATGTAAGATATGTAAAATATACTCCTGTTTATGGAACATTAACAATTCAGGTAGGTGCTTTTCGTGAAATTGAAAATGCAATGAGATTAAAGCAGGCTTTGAACCTTAAATATCAAAATGTTTATATAAATAAAGTAGTGTTAAGAGGAGAAACCTTTTATAGAGTCAGAGTTGGAAAGTTTACAAACTATGATGAAGCATACAATTTAGCAAAATTAATGGGACAAGAAGGATATAAGGTGATTATCACCAATTTTACAGGAGGAAAAGATGAAATTTGA
- a CDS encoding FmdE family protein, whose protein sequence is MKFEDVVKFHGHSCPGLALGYRVATAALEELEVQDRSHDEEIVCIVENDSCAVDAIQVITGCTFGKGNLIFRDYGKQVYTFFDRKTGKAVRISIDFEFKETENEKALWQRFMQGDSSTEVVEFINKRKAEKIKQILNAKKEEILKITYPKINPPKQARIFKSLRCANCGEKVAEAKARILNGKILCIPCFEEML, encoded by the coding sequence ATGAAATTTGAAGATGTAGTAAAATTTCACGGACATAGCTGCCCCGGGCTTGCCCTTGGATATAGAGTTGCCACTGCAGCGCTGGAAGAACTCGAAGTCCAAGACCGCTCACATGATGAAGAAATTGTATGCATTGTGGAAAATGATTCCTGTGCTGTTGATGCCATTCAAGTTATTACAGGATGCACCTTTGGTAAAGGAAATCTCATATTCAGAGATTATGGGAAACAGGTTTACACATTTTTTGACAGAAAAACAGGCAAAGCTGTAAGAATCTCAATTGATTTTGAATTCAAGGAAACTGAAAATGAAAAAGCACTATGGCAGAGATTTATGCAGGGAGACAGCTCCACTGAGGTTGTTGAATTCATCAATAAAAGAAAGGCAGAGAAAATAAAACAGATTCTCAATGCAAAAAAAGAGGAAATTCTTAAAATTACCTATCCAAAGATTAATCCACCAAAGCAGGCAAGAATTTTTAAAAGTTTGAGATGTGCAAACTGTGGAGAAAAAGTTGCAGAGGCAAAAGCAAGAATACTTAATGGGAAAATTCTCTGCATCCCCTGCTTTGAGGAGATGTTATGA
- the rlmD gene encoding 23S rRNA (uracil(1939)-C(5))-methyltransferase RlmD, translating into MKEIEIHLTGIAHLGEAIGKYDGKVVFVPYGIPGETVKAKIIKDEGDYLRAEIVDLVEPSFFREDPPCKLFGVCGGCSFQHVTYSYQIKLKEIVVMEQLKRIGGFENPEEFTLLTIKADHPYNYRNRADFSINRQKLLGFKMRASHKFIHVDYCHLMHQKINEILNVLQGKTPKRKTHNVTIRYGVNTGQWLVQPEMDTEEIETGQKNYTEKLLGHEFLISAPSFFQVNTYQAEKLIETVLKYIDGDDRVIIDAYAGVGTFTVFLAKKAKRVIAIEESRSACKDAQINIKNFDNIIYLCKKTEEALYEHSIDADAIVLDPPRVGCMKEVLEAISEKRIKKIIYVSCEPSTLARDLKYLGQKGYKLIEVQPVDMFPQTYHIENVALMKIE; encoded by the coding sequence ATGAAGGAGATAGAAATTCATCTTACTGGAATCGCCCATCTTGGTGAAGCAATTGGTAAGTATGATGGCAAAGTGGTATTTGTTCCATATGGAATTCCTGGAGAAACTGTAAAAGCAAAGATAATAAAAGATGAAGGTGATTATCTAAGAGCAGAGATTGTTGATTTAGTTGAACCTTCATTTTTTAGAGAAGACCCTCCGTGTAAACTTTTTGGAGTGTGTGGCGGCTGTAGTTTTCAGCATGTGACATACAGCTATCAAATAAAATTGAAAGAAATTGTTGTGATGGAGCAGCTTAAAAGAATTGGAGGTTTTGAAAATCCTGAAGAATTCACCCTTCTCACAATAAAAGCAGACCATCCCTATAATTACCGTAACAGAGCTGATTTCTCAATAAATAGGCAAAAACTCCTGGGATTTAAAATGCGAGCAAGTCATAAATTTATTCATGTAGATTACTGTCACCTGATGCATCAAAAAATAAATGAAATTCTTAATGTTCTTCAGGGTAAAACACCAAAGAGGAAAACCCATAATGTTACAATACGATATGGAGTAAACACTGGGCAGTGGCTTGTTCAACCTGAAATGGATACTGAAGAAATTGAAACAGGACAGAAAAATTATACTGAAAAACTTTTGGGGCATGAATTTCTCATATCAGCACCTTCATTCTTTCAGGTAAATACCTACCAGGCTGAAAAACTTATTGAAACAGTCCTAAAATACATAGATGGAGATGACAGAGTAATCATAGATGCTTACGCTGGAGTTGGCACATTTACTGTGTTTTTAGCAAAAAAAGCAAAAAGAGTGATTGCCATTGAAGAGAGTCGGTCTGCATGTAAAGATGCTCAGATAAACATTAAAAACTTTGACAACATCATATATCTGTGCAAAAAAACTGAAGAAGCTTTATATGAACACAGCATTGATGCAGATGCTATAGTTCTTGATCCACCAAGAGTTGGATGTATGAAAGAAGTCCTTGAAGCCATTTCGGAAAAAAGAATTAAAAAAATAATCTATGTATCCTGCGAACCTTCCACCCTTGCAAGAGACTTGAAATATTTAGGACAAAAGGGATACAAACTTATAGAAGTTCAACCAGTTGACATGTTTCCCCAGACATATCATATTGAAAATGTAGCTTTAATGAAAATTGAATAA
- a CDS encoding cupin domain-containing protein → MALKINLSEVQMNPHPKFNGVKVGYVVTKDKHPELSIIILELDSGVEIPLHTHEKEVDSIFIIEGEGQMYINNAWQAVRKDDIIAIGSKELHGLKAKTPLKCYVVHAPGLW, encoded by the coding sequence ATGGCATTAAAAATCAATTTAAGTGAAGTTCAGATGAATCCCCATCCTAAATTTAATGGAGTAAAAGTTGGTTATGTAGTTACAAAGGACAAACACCCTGAATTAAGCATCATAATACTTGAACTCGATTCAGGAGTTGAAATCCCTTTGCACACACATGAAAAAGAAGTAGACAGCATCTTTATAATTGAGGGTGAAGGCCAGATGTATATAAACAATGCATGGCAAGCAGTAAGAAAAGATGATATCATAGCCATTGGCAGTAAGGAACTGCACGGACTTAAGGCTAAAACACCCTTAAAATGCTATGTTGTTCACGCTCCGGGCTTATGGTAG
- a CDS encoding DJ-1/PfpI family protein gives MKKFFIGFLLLCILINLALAEKSKIILMIIASQNFRDEELLKPKEIFEKKGFKVTIASSSLHTATGMLGAKVKPDLLINNVNIKNYDAVVFVGGTGATEYFNNSVALKIAQEAVKQNKVVAAICIAPRILAEAGVLQNRKATVWSSEASALKAKGAIYTGQDVTVDGKIVTASGPHAAEAFAIAILKLLK, from the coding sequence ATGAAAAAATTTTTTATAGGATTTTTACTTCTCTGCATTCTAATTAATCTCGCTTTAGCTGAAAAGAGTAAAATTATTCTTATGATTATTGCCTCACAAAACTTCAGAGATGAAGAACTTTTAAAGCCCAAGGAAATTTTTGAAAAAAAAGGATTTAAAGTTACAATCGCTTCGTCTTCCTTGCATACTGCTACAGGAATGCTTGGAGCAAAAGTTAAACCAGATTTATTGATTAATAATGTGAATATTAAAAATTATGATGCAGTTGTATTTGTTGGTGGAACAGGTGCAACTGAATATTTCAATAATTCTGTAGCATTAAAAATTGCTCAGGAAGCGGTAAAACAAAACAAAGTAGTAGCAGCTATATGCATTGCACCAAGAATCTTAGCTGAAGCAGGTGTTCTTCAAAATAGAAAAGCTACTGTCTGGAGTTCAGAGGCTTCTGCTTTAAAAGCAAAAGGAGCAATATATACAGGACAGGATGTTACAGTAGATGGGAAAATTGTTACTGCATCCGGTCCTCATGCAGCAGAAGCTTTTGCAATAGCAATACTAAAGCTTCTTAAATAA